The Streptomyces sp. NBC_01275 genome has a segment encoding these proteins:
- a CDS encoding peroxidase family protein — protein MRNRFETHLLTHYGPMWRAVHSRRSLHRRVNSALTDLAVLKAPPRPNPLSTKSPYTSWSSLTDRSYVGRHLPPHAGPQPGRPPVETVAELFRRSGPTRPCERSSALLPAFAQWFTDGFLRGHGATGDPRRTDSPHTLDLSQLYGDSEAATACLRTFEGGRLKSRTVDGGEFPPALCEGGQIKREFGALKPVRFDEVPAHLRDTLFACGGDRVHAHIGPMVMNVLFLREHNRVAGVLAAAHPDWDDERVFQTTRNTLVVMMIRVMLEEYINHITPYHFRFVLDPVRTDKGVWHRENWATIEFSLVYRWHSLIPSTYAIGGHDVPLAGTVANGQLLPDRGLGPLVQDLSLQPAGRSGLFNTDPLLLPIEARSIAVGRELDLASYNDYRAYYGFPRVTDWRQISGDPQVVEGLRDVYRHVDGVELFVGLFAEEPGPGAIFGRLLERVISVDAFSEALNNPLLAPRLFTPATFSPEGMRIVRETRGFSELLHRNLPEDDGRYVVSLTAPAGRTD, from the coding sequence TTGCGCAACCGTTTCGAGACGCATCTGCTGACCCACTACGGTCCGATGTGGCGCGCGGTGCACAGTCGGCGCTCGCTGCACCGCAGGGTGAACTCCGCCCTCACCGACCTGGCCGTCCTCAAGGCCCCGCCCCGCCCCAACCCGCTGAGCACCAAGAGCCCGTACACCTCCTGGTCGTCGCTGACCGACCGCTCGTACGTCGGACGGCACCTGCCCCCGCACGCCGGCCCACAGCCTGGACGGCCGCCCGTGGAAACGGTTGCCGAGCTGTTCCGGCGCAGCGGCCCCACCCGTCCCTGCGAGCGCTCCAGCGCGCTGCTGCCCGCGTTCGCGCAGTGGTTCACCGACGGTTTCCTGCGCGGTCACGGGGCCACCGGAGACCCGCGCAGGACCGACTCCCCGCACACCCTCGACCTGTCCCAGCTGTACGGCGACAGCGAGGCGGCCACCGCGTGTCTGCGCACCTTCGAAGGCGGCCGGCTGAAGAGCCGTACGGTCGACGGGGGCGAGTTCCCGCCCGCGCTGTGCGAAGGCGGGCAGATCAAGCGGGAGTTCGGCGCGCTGAAGCCGGTCCGGTTCGACGAAGTGCCCGCTCACCTCCGCGACACTCTCTTCGCCTGCGGCGGCGACCGGGTGCACGCGCACATCGGGCCGATGGTGATGAACGTCCTCTTCCTGCGCGAGCACAACCGGGTGGCAGGCGTCCTCGCCGCCGCGCACCCGGACTGGGACGACGAGCGGGTCTTCCAGACCACCCGCAACACCCTGGTGGTGATGATGATCCGGGTGATGCTGGAGGAGTACATCAACCACATCACGCCGTACCACTTCCGCTTCGTCCTCGATCCGGTCCGTACCGACAAAGGGGTCTGGCACCGGGAGAACTGGGCGACCATCGAGTTCAGCCTGGTCTACCGGTGGCACAGTCTGATTCCGTCCACGTACGCGATCGGCGGACACGACGTGCCGCTGGCCGGGACCGTCGCCAACGGGCAGCTCCTGCCGGACCGGGGGCTGGGCCCGCTCGTGCAGGACCTGTCGCTCCAACCCGCGGGCAGATCAGGCCTGTTCAACACCGATCCGCTGCTGCTGCCCATCGAGGCCAGGAGCATCGCCGTGGGCCGGGAGCTCGACCTGGCCTCGTACAACGACTACCGCGCGTACTACGGCTTCCCCCGGGTCACCGACTGGCGGCAGATCTCCGGCGACCCGCAGGTCGTCGAGGGGCTGCGGGACGTCTATCGACACGTCGACGGCGTCGAGCTGTTCGTCGGCCTGTTCGCCGAGGAACCCGGTCCGGGCGCCATCTTCGGCCGGCTCCTCGAACGGGTCATCTCGGTCGACGCCTTCTCCGAGGCGCTCAACAACCCGTTGCTGGCCCCCCGGCTGTTCACCCCGGCCACCTTCTCGCCCGAGGGGATGCGGATCGTCCGGGAGACCCGCGGCTTCTCAGAGCTGCTGCACCGCAACCTGCCGGAGGACGACGGACGTTACGTCGTCTCGCTCACCGCCCCTGCCGGCCGGACGGACTAG
- a CDS encoding cytochrome P450 yields MDFLTAYDAVPEADAAQRVALLRRKTAMDRAGLLRELRAVRPVFATPLGVFVTRHPDVLEVLSTPEVFTVGVFGPALEEVLGAPFVLSRDGADVHWRERGYGQLVLAPEDAPRVRALTVSLADGVLDAALAGAAERGSATFDLIQDYAWPAAARVAVEYLGFTGIPEETLHSCTRRMQWAFAVNPGGDPDVHTAGTAAGKELHDRVAALIADRRASSESPDDVLGRMLRTRLPAEFGFDDERINANLVGYLTGYQQNATQCVATAIKELAVRPEVLAEAERAAAEPDPARFDAYVWEALRFHPFVPATPRLCVRDHVLAAGTPRRTAIPSGTPVVAWLSSAMFDEDVVESPTEFRTGRPPSHNLVLGYGAHDCLGRYAASVIVPELVRRVLLRPGVRPPPGAEQSMDHAGTPYPQHYTVTAGPEGP; encoded by the coding sequence ATGGACTTCCTCACCGCGTACGACGCGGTTCCCGAGGCGGACGCGGCGCAGCGGGTCGCCCTGCTCCGCCGGAAGACGGCCATGGACCGGGCCGGACTGCTGCGGGAACTTCGTGCGGTACGGCCCGTGTTCGCCACGCCCCTCGGTGTGTTCGTCACCCGGCATCCGGACGTCCTGGAGGTGCTGTCCACCCCGGAGGTCTTCACGGTCGGCGTCTTCGGGCCCGCCCTCGAAGAGGTGCTGGGCGCCCCGTTCGTCCTCTCCCGCGACGGCGCGGACGTGCACTGGCGTGAGCGCGGATACGGGCAGCTGGTCCTGGCGCCCGAGGACGCGCCCCGGGTGCGGGCCCTGACCGTCTCGCTCGCCGACGGCGTCCTGGACGCCGCCCTGGCGGGCGCCGCGGAGCGGGGGAGCGCCACGTTCGACCTGATCCAGGACTACGCCTGGCCGGCGGCCGCCCGGGTCGCCGTCGAGTACCTGGGCTTCACCGGCATCCCGGAGGAGACGCTGCACAGCTGCACGCGCCGGATGCAGTGGGCGTTCGCGGTCAACCCGGGCGGGGATCCGGACGTCCACACGGCGGGAACGGCCGCGGGCAAGGAACTGCACGACCGGGTGGCCGCCCTCATCGCCGACCGCCGTGCCTCCTCCGAGAGCCCCGACGACGTGCTCGGCCGGATGCTGCGCACCCGCCTGCCCGCCGAGTTCGGTTTCGACGACGAGCGGATCAACGCCAACCTGGTCGGCTATCTCACCGGGTACCAGCAGAACGCCACCCAGTGCGTGGCCACCGCGATCAAGGAGCTGGCGGTCCGTCCCGAGGTGCTCGCCGAGGCCGAGCGGGCGGCGGCCGAACCCGACCCCGCGCGCTTCGACGCGTACGTCTGGGAGGCCCTGCGCTTCCACCCCTTCGTGCCGGCCACGCCCCGGCTGTGCGTACGCGACCACGTCCTCGCGGCCGGAACGCCCCGGCGGACGGCGATTCCCTCCGGGACCCCCGTCGTGGCCTGGCTGTCCTCGGCGATGTTCGACGAGGACGTGGTCGAGTCCCCCACCGAGTTCCGCACGGGCCGCCCGCCGTCCCACAACCTCGTCCTCGGGTACGGCGCCCACGACTGTCTGGGCAGGTACGCGGCGTCCGTCATCGTGCCGGAGCTGGTACGGCGGGTGCTGCTGCGCCCCGGCGTCCGGCCGCCGCCCGGCGCCGAACAGTCGATGGACCACGCCGGCACCCCGTACCCCCAGCACTACACGGTGACGGCCGGACCGGAGGGCCCATGA
- a CDS encoding HipA family kinase, whose protein sequence is MLREVAATRYLSPLRSGGSVPAVVEADDLGTYVVKFTGSAQGRKALVAEVIVGELARALGLRFPELVLVRFDPAIADAEPHQEVRELHGASAGLNLGMDYLPGARDFTPEIAERCTVDPLEAGKVVWLDALTVNVDRTVHSSNLMVWPTLGVAPPRLWLIDHGAALVFHHRWAASDPTKAYDFRHHALGRYTPDTRAADAELAPRVTEELLRAIAAEVPDAWLAGEAGFTAPDEVRDAYVAYLYARVRASEAWLPTDFPGREELAAEEARRAARTRQGRPDWLKQVPDLHGKPAAQQDWSVHLG, encoded by the coding sequence ATGCTGAGAGAAGTCGCCGCAACCCGTTACCTCTCGCCTCTGCGGTCCGGCGGTTCCGTCCCCGCCGTCGTCGAGGCCGACGACCTGGGCACGTACGTCGTGAAGTTCACCGGTTCCGCGCAGGGCCGCAAGGCGCTGGTCGCCGAGGTGATCGTCGGCGAGCTGGCGCGCGCCCTCGGGCTGCGCTTCCCCGAGCTGGTGCTGGTGCGCTTCGACCCGGCGATCGCCGACGCGGAGCCCCACCAGGAGGTGCGGGAGCTGCACGGCGCGAGCGCGGGACTCAACCTCGGCATGGACTATCTGCCGGGCGCGCGGGACTTCACCCCGGAGATCGCCGAGCGCTGCACGGTCGACCCGCTGGAGGCGGGCAAGGTCGTCTGGCTGGACGCCCTCACCGTGAACGTCGACCGCACGGTCCACAGCTCCAACCTGATGGTCTGGCCGACCCTCGGCGTCGCGCCCCCGCGCCTGTGGCTCATCGACCACGGCGCCGCCCTCGTCTTCCACCACCGCTGGGCCGCCTCCGACCCCACGAAGGCCTACGACTTCCGCCACCACGCCCTCGGCCGCTACACGCCGGACACCCGGGCCGCCGACGCCGAGCTCGCTCCCCGGGTGACCGAGGAACTGCTGCGCGCGATCGCCGCGGAGGTGCCGGACGCCTGGCTGGCCGGCGAGGCGGGCTTCACCGCGCCCGACGAGGTGCGGGACGCCTACGTCGCGTACCTGTACGCGCGCGTGCGGGCGTCCGAGGCCTGGCTGCCCACCGACTTCCCCGGCCGGGAGGAGCTCGCCGCCGAGGAGGCCCGCCGCGCGGCGAGGACACGCCAAGGCCGTCCGGACTGGCTCAAGCAGGTCCCCGACCTGCACGGCAAACCGGCGGCGCAACAGGATTGGTCGGTACACCTGGGATGA
- a CDS encoding SelT/SelW/SelH family protein: MTDDETDDRRADTGVHRVEIEYCTQCRWLPRAAWLAQELLTTFETELTELSLKPGKGGVFVVRVNDEVVWNRRDQGFPEPTAVKKLVRDRVAPGKSLGHSDRPA, translated from the coding sequence ATGACGGACGACGAGACGGACGACCGGCGCGCGGACACGGGCGTGCACCGTGTGGAGATCGAGTACTGCACCCAGTGCCGCTGGCTGCCGCGCGCCGCCTGGCTGGCCCAGGAGCTCCTGACCACCTTCGAGACCGAGCTGACGGAACTCTCCCTCAAGCCCGGCAAGGGTGGTGTCTTCGTGGTCCGGGTGAACGACGAGGTCGTCTGGAACCGCCGCGACCAGGGCTTCCCGGAGCCCACGGCGGTGAAGAAGCTCGTACGCGACCGAGTGGCCCCGGGAAAGTCCCTGGGCCACTCGGACCGGCCGGCGTGA
- the aceB gene encoding malate synthase A has protein sequence MSAPAPSPLAIVDAEPLPRQEEVLTEAALAFVGELHRRFTPRRDELLARRAQRRAEIARTSTLDFLPETAAIRADDSWRVAPAPDALNDRRVEITGPTDRKMTVNALNSGARIWLADFEDASAPTWENVVLGQVNLADAYTRNIDFTDPRSGKSYALRPDAELATVVMRPRGWHLNERHLVDEHGAPVPGALVDFGLYFFHNAQRLLDLGKGPYFYLPKTESHLEARLWNDVFVFAQDHLGIPQGTVRATVLIETITAAYEMEEILYELRDHASGLNAGRWDYLFSIVKNFRDGGARFVLPDRNAVTMTAPFMRAYTELLVRTCHKRGAHAIGGMAAFIPSRRDEEVNKVAFEKVKADKDREASDGFDGSWVAHPDLVPIAMASFDAVLGEKPNQKDRLREDVDVKAADLIAVDSLKASPTYDGLVNAVQVGIRYIEAWLRGLGAVAIFNLMEDAATAEISRSQIWQWINAGVEFEHDGKTVKATPELAREVAAGELAAVRAEIGEEAFAAGHWQQAHDLLLTVSLDEDYADFLTLPAYEQLKG, from the coding sequence ATGTCCGCACCAGCGCCGTCCCCGCTGGCCATCGTCGACGCCGAGCCCCTGCCCCGGCAGGAGGAGGTCCTCACCGAGGCGGCCCTCGCCTTCGTGGGCGAGCTGCACCGGCGGTTCACCCCGCGCCGCGACGAGCTCCTGGCCCGGCGCGCGCAGCGCCGCGCCGAGATCGCCCGTACCTCCACGCTCGACTTCCTCCCCGAGACCGCCGCGATCCGCGCGGACGACTCCTGGCGGGTCGCCCCGGCTCCGGACGCGCTGAACGACCGGCGGGTGGAGATCACCGGCCCCACCGACCGCAAGATGACGGTCAACGCCCTCAACTCGGGCGCGAGGATCTGGCTGGCGGACTTCGAGGACGCCTCGGCCCCGACCTGGGAGAACGTCGTCCTCGGTCAGGTCAATCTGGCCGACGCCTACACCAGGAACATCGACTTCACCGACCCGAGGTCCGGCAAGTCGTACGCCCTGCGCCCCGACGCGGAGCTGGCCACCGTCGTCATGCGGCCGCGCGGCTGGCACCTGAACGAGCGCCACCTCGTGGACGAGCACGGCGCCCCGGTCCCCGGCGCCCTCGTCGACTTCGGCCTGTACTTCTTCCACAACGCCCAGCGCCTTCTCGACCTGGGCAAGGGCCCGTACTTCTACCTCCCGAAGACGGAGTCGCACCTCGAAGCCCGGCTGTGGAACGACGTGTTCGTCTTCGCGCAGGACCACCTCGGCATCCCGCAGGGCACCGTCCGCGCGACCGTCCTCATCGAGACGATCACGGCCGCGTACGAGATGGAGGAGATCCTCTACGAACTCCGCGACCACGCCTCCGGGTTGAACGCCGGCCGCTGGGACTATCTGTTCTCCATCGTCAAGAACTTCCGTGACGGCGGGGCCAGGTTCGTCCTGCCGGACCGCAACGCCGTGACGATGACCGCCCCGTTCATGCGGGCGTACACCGAACTCCTCGTCCGCACCTGCCACAAGCGCGGTGCGCACGCCATCGGCGGGATGGCGGCGTTCATCCCGTCCCGGCGCGACGAGGAGGTCAACAAGGTCGCCTTCGAGAAGGTCAAGGCGGACAAGGACCGCGAGGCGAGCGACGGTTTCGACGGTTCGTGGGTGGCCCACCCGGACCTGGTCCCGATCGCCATGGCCTCCTTCGACGCGGTCCTCGGCGAGAAGCCGAACCAGAAGGACCGCCTCCGCGAGGACGTCGACGTCAAGGCGGCCGACCTGATCGCCGTCGACTCCCTGAAGGCCAGTCCGACGTACGACGGTCTCGTCAACGCCGTTCAGGTGGGCATCCGTTACATCGAGGCGTGGCTGCGCGGTCTCGGCGCCGTCGCCATCTTCAACCTCATGGAGGACGCGGCCACCGCCGAGATCTCGCGTTCGCAGATCTGGCAGTGGATCAACGCGGGCGTCGAGTTCGAGCACGACGGGAAGACGGTGAAGGCCACGCCGGAGCTGGCCCGCGAGGTCGCCGCCGGGGAACTGGCCGCCGTCCGCGCGGAGATCGGCGAGGAGGCCTTCGCGGCCGGCCACTGGCAGCAGGCGCACGACCTGCTGCTGACGGTCTCCCTCGACGAGGACTACGCGGACTTCCTCACGCTGCCCGCGTACGAGCAGCTCAAGGGCTGA
- a CDS encoding NTP transferase domain-containing protein, with the protein MTQKEGQVVGLLLAAGGGRRLGGRPKALLEHRGRPLVEHAVAVLRTAGCARVHVVLGAAADSVRERARLDGCVLVPNPDWEQGMGSSLRAGLGSLAGSGARAALVSLVDQPGIGPEAAARVLAAYEDEESLAAAAYDGERGHPVLFGSAHWAGVAATATGDRGARAYLKEHGAALTLVECGDVAHPYDIDTPEDLAHLE; encoded by the coding sequence ATGACGCAAAAGGAAGGCCAGGTCGTCGGTCTGCTGCTCGCCGCGGGCGGGGGCCGACGGCTCGGCGGCCGGCCCAAGGCACTGCTCGAACACCGGGGCCGGCCGCTCGTGGAACACGCGGTGGCGGTGCTGCGTACGGCGGGCTGCGCGCGCGTGCACGTGGTGCTGGGGGCCGCCGCCGACTCCGTACGGGAGCGGGCGCGGCTCGACGGGTGTGTGCTCGTGCCGAATCCGGACTGGGAGCAGGGCATGGGGAGCTCGCTGCGGGCCGGGCTCGGCTCGCTCGCCGGGTCGGGGGCGCGGGCCGCGCTGGTCTCGCTCGTCGACCAGCCGGGCATCGGGCCCGAGGCGGCGGCCCGGGTGCTGGCCGCGTACGAGGACGAGGAGTCGCTGGCGGCGGCGGCCTACGACGGGGAGCGCGGCCATCCGGTCCTGTTCGGCTCGGCCCACTGGGCGGGCGTCGCGGCGACCGCGACCGGCGACCGGGGGGCGCGGGCCTACCTGAAGGAGCACGGCGCGGCGCTCACGCTCGTCGAGTGCGGGGACGTGGCCCACCCCTACGACATCGACACGCCTGAGGATCTCGCCCACCTCGAGTGA
- a CDS encoding DUF5955 family protein, translated as MLRSVGQRAVIGGDEDARVTRLRTAVSRLRRELAAHPAEFPDRVVAEDELAALAAMATHGVPEVPRLRRSLLLIAGAIGSVSALSRGLSDVRDAVNLFGEPPRGRGEDGRGGDGRG; from the coding sequence GTGTTGCGAAGTGTGGGGCAGAGGGCAGTGATCGGCGGCGACGAGGATGCGAGGGTGACGCGGCTGCGGACGGCGGTGTCCCGGCTGCGCCGCGAACTCGCCGCGCATCCGGCCGAGTTCCCGGACCGGGTCGTCGCCGAGGACGAACTCGCCGCGCTCGCCGCGATGGCGACCCACGGCGTCCCGGAAGTCCCCCGGCTGCGCCGCTCCCTGCTGCTGATCGCCGGAGCCATCGGCTCCGTCAGCGCGCTGTCCCGGGGCCTGTCGGACGTCCGCGACGCGGTGAACCTGTTCGGGGAGCCGCCGCGCGGGCGGGGTGAGGACGGGCGGGGTGGGGACGGGCGGGGTTAG
- a CDS encoding IclR family transcriptional regulator yields MPTSDASTTDSAKSASGGVQSLERAFDLLERMADAGGEVGLSELSASSGLPLPTIHRLMRTLVACGYVRQQSNRRYALGPRLIRLGESASRLLGTWARPFLARLVEETGETANMALLDGDEIVYVAQVPSKHSMRMFTEVGRRVLPHSTGVGKALLAGFPDAEVRALLQRTGMPAATEKTITTPAGFLAALAEVRDAGYAVDDNEQEIGVRCLAVSVPNSPTAAAISISGPAGRVTEAATERIVPVLQQVAQDLSEALATQNQA; encoded by the coding sequence GTGCCGACGTCCGACGCCAGCACCACCGACTCCGCCAAGTCCGCCAGCGGCGGGGTCCAGTCCCTCGAGCGCGCCTTCGATCTGCTCGAGCGGATGGCGGACGCGGGCGGCGAGGTCGGCCTCAGCGAGCTGTCCGCGAGCAGCGGGCTGCCGCTGCCCACCATCCACCGCCTGATGCGCACCCTGGTCGCCTGCGGCTACGTCCGTCAGCAGTCCAACCGCCGCTACGCGCTCGGCCCGCGCCTGATCCGGCTCGGCGAGTCCGCGTCCCGGCTGCTGGGCACCTGGGCCCGCCCCTTCCTGGCCCGGCTGGTCGAGGAGACCGGCGAGACGGCGAACATGGCGCTGCTCGACGGCGACGAGATCGTGTACGTGGCGCAGGTGCCGTCCAAGCACTCGATGCGCATGTTCACCGAGGTCGGCCGGCGCGTCCTGCCGCACTCCACGGGCGTCGGCAAGGCCCTGCTCGCGGGCTTCCCGGACGCCGAGGTGCGCGCCCTGCTCCAGCGCACCGGCATGCCGGCCGCCACGGAGAAGACGATCACCACGCCCGCCGGTTTCCTGGCGGCGCTGGCCGAGGTGCGCGACGCGGGGTACGCGGTCGACGACAACGAGCAGGAGATCGGCGTGCGCTGCCTGGCGGTGTCCGTGCCGAACTCCCCCACCGCGGCGGCCATCTCCATCTCCGGCCCGGCGGGCCGGGTCACGGAAGCGGCGACGGAGCGGATCGTGCCGGTGCTCCAGCAGGTCGCCCAGGACCTGTCCGAGGCGCTGGCCACCCAGAACCAGGCGTGA
- the allB gene encoding allantoinase AllB — translation MSDAELVLRSTRVITPEGTRAASVAVSAGKITAVLPYDAPVPEGARLEDFGDDVLLPGLVDTHVHVNDPGRTHWEGFWTATRAAAAGGITTLVDMPLNSLPPTTTVDHLRTKRDVAADKAHIDVGFWGGALPDNVKDLRPLHEAGVFGFKAFLSPSGVDEFPHLDQERLARSLAEIAGFDGLLIVHAEDPHHLDAAPQQSGPRYADFLASRPRDAEDTAIASLIAQAKRLHARVHVLHLSSSDALPLIAAAKADGVRITVETCPHYLTLTAEEVPDGASEFKCCPPIREAANQDLLWQALADGVIDCVVTDHSPSTADLKTDDFATAWGGISGLQLSLSAVWTEARRRGHTLEDVVRWMSARTAELVGLGQKGAIEAGRDADFAVLAPDETFTVDPAALQHRNRVTAYSGRTLYGVVKSTWLRGERIVEDGEFTEPKGSLLTRTP, via the coding sequence GTGTCCGACGCTGAACTGGTGCTGCGCTCGACGCGCGTCATCACCCCGGAAGGGACGCGCGCCGCCTCGGTCGCCGTGTCCGCCGGGAAGATCACGGCCGTCCTGCCGTACGACGCCCCCGTGCCCGAGGGCGCCCGCCTGGAGGACTTCGGCGACGACGTCCTGCTGCCCGGCCTGGTCGACACTCATGTGCACGTCAACGACCCGGGTCGTACCCACTGGGAGGGCTTCTGGACCGCCACGCGCGCGGCGGCGGCCGGCGGCATCACCACCCTCGTCGACATGCCGCTCAACTCCCTCCCGCCGACCACCACGGTCGACCACCTCCGTACGAAGCGGGACGTGGCCGCCGACAAGGCCCACATCGACGTCGGCTTCTGGGGCGGAGCCCTGCCCGACAACGTCAAGGACCTGCGCCCGCTGCACGAGGCCGGCGTCTTCGGCTTCAAGGCGTTCCTCTCGCCGTCCGGCGTGGACGAGTTCCCGCACCTCGACCAGGAGCGGCTCGCCCGGTCGCTGGCCGAGATCGCCGGGTTCGACGGGCTGCTGATCGTGCACGCCGAGGACCCGCACCACCTCGACGCGGCCCCGCAGCAGAGCGGCCCCAGGTACGCCGACTTCCTCGCCAGCCGCCCGCGCGACGCCGAGGACACCGCCATCGCGAGCCTCATAGCGCAGGCGAAGCGCCTCCACGCGCGCGTGCACGTCCTGCACCTGTCCTCCAGCGACGCGCTGCCGCTGATCGCCGCGGCCAAGGCGGACGGCGTGCGCATCACCGTCGAGACCTGCCCCCACTACCTCACCCTCACCGCCGAGGAGGTCCCGGACGGCGCCAGCGAGTTCAAGTGCTGCCCGCCCATCCGCGAGGCCGCCAACCAGGACCTGCTGTGGCAGGCGCTGGCCGACGGCGTCATCGACTGCGTGGTCACCGACCACTCCCCGTCGACGGCCGACCTCAAGACCGACGACTTCGCCACCGCCTGGGGAGGCATCTCCGGCCTCCAGCTGAGCCTCTCGGCGGTCTGGACGGAGGCTCGGCGGCGCGGCCACACGCTCGAGGACGTGGTCCGCTGGATGTCCGCCCGCACGGCCGAGCTCGTGGGCCTCGGACAGAAGGGGGCCATCGAGGCCGGCCGCGACGCCGACTTCGCCGTCCTCGCCCCCGACGAGACCTTCACCGTCGACCCGGCGGCCCTGCAGCACCGCAACCGCGTCACGGCGTACTCGGGCCGCACCCTGTACGGCGTCGTGAAGTCCACCTGGCTGCGCGGCGAACGCATCGTCGAGGACGGCGAGTTCACCGAGCCGAAGGGCAGCCTTCTCACCCGCACCCCCTGA